In Mercenaria mercenaria strain notata chromosome 13, MADL_Memer_1, whole genome shotgun sequence, a single window of DNA contains:
- the LOC123528658 gene encoding clumping factor B-like isoform X2, which translates to MQRSLKLKLQNAVNQISFADTDTPALFVGGRRRNRKKRKNKNGQAKRKNKKGTESEHPFVLTSITPDFEYYQDYVPQRPAITSVETERPVSCLDIGEPMFIYEPEGKTQILITNPDRDSLYCSNESLDSSHSRHDSGCEQEPKSDDDFEIILDQETNADKDTEQDSHKKGFPRTHSRDSGVYDEEDEDVSVVDAGFDEEMADDSTLSDISNEEKVSCSLKDELEQAESSLASTTEFDEDVSQFEEIDLSEDTKETDIKESDEQSEIKIITDINHISHAEHFLKLGDDDDDDDIIFDISQLELNTTEEDISNIGKENFQLKINEGSIFDPTDLEEHTPQRLPMDLLIDDDKDDEVLFDAGTRKELSITCNPLYEQSLKDEEDKLSIKSYQSGFKTNFDNVNHIRIPGTAPNKSQKESSRLLSSQDDDLACCVIL; encoded by the exons ATGCAAAGGAGCCTGAAGCTGAAACTTCAAAATGCAGTGAATCAAATATCGTTCGCCGACACCGATACTCCTGCCCTCTTTGTAGGGGGCAGGAGGCGGAATCGGAAGAAGCGAAAGAACAAAAATG GACAagccaaaagaaaaaataagaaggGGACAGAATCAGAGCACCCATTCGTCTTAACTTCTATAACACCAGATTTTGAATACTATCAAG ATTATGTACCTCAAAGGCCAGCTATTACATCTGTTGAAACAGAGCGCCCAGTGTCGTGTCTGGATATTGGAGAACCAATGTTTATATATGAACCAGAAGGGAAAACACAAATTTTGATCACAAATCCGGACCGTGATTCGCTGTACTGTAGCAACGAAAGCTTG GACTCCTCGCACTCCAGACACGACAGTGGTTGCGAACAAGAACCAAAATCTGACGATGACTTTGAGATAATTCTTGATCAGGAAACCAACGCTGACAAAG ACACTGAACAAGATTCACATAAGAAAGGCTTTCCAAGGACACATAGCCGAGATTCTGGTGTTTATGATGAAGAAGATGAAGACGTTTCTGTTGTTGATGCTGGATTTGATGAAGAGATGGCGGATGACAGCACTCTGTCT gaTATATCAAATGAAGAAAAGGTCAGCTGCAGCTTGAAAGATGAACTTGAACAAGCGGAATCCAGTTTAGCATCGACAACAGAGTTTGATGAAGATGTAAGCCAGTTTGAGGAAATTGACTTGTCCGAAG atACAAAAGAAACAGATATCAAGGAATCAGATGAACAGtctgaaattaaaataatcacCGATATCAATCATATCTCGCATGCGGAACATTTCCTTAAACTG GgcgatgatgatgacgatgatgacaTCATATTCGACATATCTCAACTGGAACTTAACACCACGGAAGAAGATATTTCGAACATCGGAAAAGAAAACTTTCAGCTGAAGATAAATGAAGGCTCGA tttttgatcCGACGGACCTGGAGGAGCACACCCCACAACGATTACCTATGGACCTACTAATTGATGATGACAAAGACGACGAGGTTTTGTTTGACGCTGGTACCCGCAAGGAACTGAGTATAACGTGCAATCCGCTCTACGAACAAAGTTTGAAAGATGAGGAAGATAAACTTTCGATAAAAAGTTACCAGAGTGGTTTCAAGACAAATTTCGACAATGTCAATCATATTCGG ATTCCGGGAACTGCGCCAAATAAATCCCAAAAAGAATCGTCTCGCCTGCTTTCATCTCAAGATGATGACCTGGCCTGCTGTGTTATTTTGTAA
- the LOC123528658 gene encoding clumping factor B-like isoform X1, with protein sequence MNAFLLQEVLLQRYNSHFTELRNKITSRTKPGSLWNCNPNSSRPVGHSMQRSLKLKLQNAVNQISFADTDTPALFVGGRRRNRKKRKNKNGQAKRKNKKGTESEHPFVLTSITPDFEYYQDYVPQRPAITSVETERPVSCLDIGEPMFIYEPEGKTQILITNPDRDSLYCSNESLDSSHSRHDSGCEQEPKSDDDFEIILDQETNADKDTEQDSHKKGFPRTHSRDSGVYDEEDEDVSVVDAGFDEEMADDSTLSDISNEEKVSCSLKDELEQAESSLASTTEFDEDVSQFEEIDLSEDTKETDIKESDEQSEIKIITDINHISHAEHFLKLGDDDDDDDIIFDISQLELNTTEEDISNIGKENFQLKINEGSIFDPTDLEEHTPQRLPMDLLIDDDKDDEVLFDAGTRKELSITCNPLYEQSLKDEEDKLSIKSYQSGFKTNFDNVNHIRIPGTAPNKSQKESSRLLSSQDDDLACCVIL encoded by the exons ATGAACGCTTTTCTTCTACAAGAAGTCTTACTACAGAGGTATAATTCACATTTTACGGAACTACGGAATAAAATAACAAGTCGAACAAAACCAG gaTCATTATGGAATTGTAATCCCAACTCCTCCAGACCCGTCGGACACAGTATGCAAAGGAGCCTGAAGCTGAAACTTCAAAATGCAGTGAATCAAATATCGTTCGCCGACACCGATACTCCTGCCCTCTTTGTAGGGGGCAGGAGGCGGAATCGGAAGAAGCGAAAGAACAAAAATG GACAagccaaaagaaaaaataagaaggGGACAGAATCAGAGCACCCATTCGTCTTAACTTCTATAACACCAGATTTTGAATACTATCAAG ATTATGTACCTCAAAGGCCAGCTATTACATCTGTTGAAACAGAGCGCCCAGTGTCGTGTCTGGATATTGGAGAACCAATGTTTATATATGAACCAGAAGGGAAAACACAAATTTTGATCACAAATCCGGACCGTGATTCGCTGTACTGTAGCAACGAAAGCTTG GACTCCTCGCACTCCAGACACGACAGTGGTTGCGAACAAGAACCAAAATCTGACGATGACTTTGAGATAATTCTTGATCAGGAAACCAACGCTGACAAAG ACACTGAACAAGATTCACATAAGAAAGGCTTTCCAAGGACACATAGCCGAGATTCTGGTGTTTATGATGAAGAAGATGAAGACGTTTCTGTTGTTGATGCTGGATTTGATGAAGAGATGGCGGATGACAGCACTCTGTCT gaTATATCAAATGAAGAAAAGGTCAGCTGCAGCTTGAAAGATGAACTTGAACAAGCGGAATCCAGTTTAGCATCGACAACAGAGTTTGATGAAGATGTAAGCCAGTTTGAGGAAATTGACTTGTCCGAAG atACAAAAGAAACAGATATCAAGGAATCAGATGAACAGtctgaaattaaaataatcacCGATATCAATCATATCTCGCATGCGGAACATTTCCTTAAACTG GgcgatgatgatgacgatgatgacaTCATATTCGACATATCTCAACTGGAACTTAACACCACGGAAGAAGATATTTCGAACATCGGAAAAGAAAACTTTCAGCTGAAGATAAATGAAGGCTCGA tttttgatcCGACGGACCTGGAGGAGCACACCCCACAACGATTACCTATGGACCTACTAATTGATGATGACAAAGACGACGAGGTTTTGTTTGACGCTGGTACCCGCAAGGAACTGAGTATAACGTGCAATCCGCTCTACGAACAAAGTTTGAAAGATGAGGAAGATAAACTTTCGATAAAAAGTTACCAGAGTGGTTTCAAGACAAATTTCGACAATGTCAATCATATTCGG ATTCCGGGAACTGCGCCAAATAAATCCCAAAAAGAATCGTCTCGCCTGCTTTCATCTCAAGATGATGACCTGGCCTGCTGTGTTATTTTGTAA